A genomic window from Gossypium hirsutum isolate 1008001.06 chromosome D12, Gossypium_hirsutum_v2.1, whole genome shotgun sequence includes:
- the LOC107946344 gene encoding inorganic pyrophosphatase TTM2 isoform X6, giving the protein MAQDASGIETCHKKPGLLKDQVPLVKRKDIDRHEIVSIQDPLSFEQGFFIVIRACQSLAQKNDGIVLVGLAGPSGAGKTVFTEKMLNFMPNIAIITMDNYNDSSRIVDGNFDDPRLTDYDMLLQNVHDLKEGKDVQVPIYDFKTSSRTGYRTLEVPISRIVIIEGIYALSEKLRPMLDLRVSVTGGVHFDLVKRVLRDIQRAGQEPEEIIHQISETVYPMYKAFIEPDLQTAHIKIINKFNPFTGFQSPTYILKSARKFTVDQIKSVVSKAHMETEEQTYDIYLLPPGEDPDSCQSYLRMQNKDGKYSLMFEEWVTDIPFVISPRITFEVSVRLLGGLMALGYTISAILKRNSHVFSDDNVCVKIDWLEQLNRQYLQVQGRDRSVVKDVAERLGLEGSYIPRTYIEQIRLEKLVNEVMALPEDLKTKLSLDEDLVSSPKEALLGASMDMVALRNMHLRREKYISNFAGYSVNNQRFGQRNSESALANKGVINQLSEQISSLNDRMDEFTTRVEELNSKLTIKRRTSIQQNLAFRAESCKGSASTSYFINGLGNGSIITNSSSSSQLAKDSPLMEEISTVAEGQRRIIYQLDSLSNLLHERLGERSEQANTRRKYMVAGAEPIKVPLILTTLTIGGLGIFLFRGFLCNSSSQVF; this is encoded by the exons ATGGCTCAAGACGCTTCTGGTATTGAAACATGCCATAAGAAACCAGGTCTTTTAAAAGATCAAGTTCCACTGGTTAAGCGAAAGGATATTGATCGCCatgagattgtttcaatccaagATCCTTTGTCTTTTGAGCAGGGGTTCTTTATTGTTATCCGTGCATGCCAATCATTAGCACAAAAAAATGATGGAATAGTATTGGTAGGATTAGCAGGTCCTTCTGGGGCAGGGAAGACTGTATTTACCGAAAAGATGCTCAACTTCATGCCCAACATTGCTATTATAACAATGGACAACTATAATGATTCTAGTCGGATAGTTGATGGCAACTTTGATG ATCCACGCTTGACAGATTATGATATGCTGCTCCAGAATGTTCATGATTTAAAGGAAGGGAAGGATGTCCAGGTTCCCATCTATGATTTCAAGACTAGTTCCCGAACAGGATACAG GACTCTTGAAGTTCCAATCTCCCGAATTGTAATTATTGAAGGCATCTATGCTTTGAGTGAAAAGTTGAGACCTATGCTGGATCTTCGAGTATCTGTCACTGGAGGAGTTCACTTTGACCTCGTTAAACGAGTTCTACGAGACATACAGCGTGCTGGCCAAGAACCTGAAGAAATAATCCACCAAATTTCTGAAACT GTATATCCAATGTACAAGGCCTTTATTGAGCCGGATCTCCAAACAGcacatataaaaatcattaacaaGTTCAATCCGTTTACCGGATTTCAAAGCCCCACTTATATTTTAAAG TCAGCAAGGAAGTTCACAGTTGATCAAATTAAGAGTGTTGTATCCAAAGCACATATGGAAACAGAGGAGCAGACTTATGATATATACCTTCTACCTCCTGGTGAAGATCCAGATTCTTGCCAATCATATCTGCGGATGCAGAATAAAGATGGAAAATACAGTCTCATGTTTGAG GAATGGGTAACAGATATTCCATTTGTCATATCTCCAAGAATTACATTTGAAGTTAGTGTTCGCCTTCTTGGTGGGCTAATGGCCTTGGGTTATACAATATCAGCCATCCTTAAAAGAAACAGCCATGTATTCTCCGATGATAATGTTTGCGTGAAAATCGATTGGCTGGAGCAGCTAAATCGTCAATATCTTCAG GTACAAGGAAGAGATAGGTCAGTTGTAAAAGATGTTGCAGAGAGGCTTGGTTTGGAAGGTTCTTACATTCCACGTACCTATATTGAACAAATTCGATTGGAAAAGCTTGTAAATGAGGTTATG GCTCTGCCTGAGGATTTGAAGACAAAGCTCAGCCTAGATGAGGATTTGGTGTCAAGCCCCAAAGAAGCACTCTTGGGAGCCTCCATGGATATGGTTGCTTTGAGAAATATGCATCTCAGGAG agAGAAGTATATATCAAACTTTGCTGGATATAGTGTGAACAACCAGAGGTTTGGTCAGAGAAACTCGGAGTCAGCTCTAGCAAACAAG GGAGTCATTAATCAGCTTTCGGAGCAGATATCCTCTCTAAATGATAGAATGGATGAATTTACAACCCGTGTCGAAGAGTTGAATTCCAAGTTAACCATCAAGAGGAGGACTTCCATCCAACAAAACCTGGCTTTTCGAGCTGAATCTTGCAAGGGATCTGCTTCTACTTCTTACTTTATAAATGGTTTAGGCAATGGTTCCATAATAACCAATTCTTCATCTTCCTCCCAACTGGCTAAGGATTCACCTTTAATGGAAGAG ATATCTACTGTTGCAGAGGGACAACGTCGAATCATTTATCAGTTAGACAGCCTTAGTAATCTCCTCCATGAGAGACTTGGAGAGAGGTCTGAGCAAGCAAATACAAGAAGGAAATACATGGTGGCTGGTGCAGAACCTATTAAAGTTCCTCTAATTTTAACAACATTGACCATTGGTGGTCTGGGAATCTTTCTATTTAGGGGCTTTCTTTGTAACTCTTCCTCTCAGGTTTTCTAG
- the LOC107946344 gene encoding inorganic pyrophosphatase TTM2 isoform X1: protein MPEVAVIFSMAQDASGIETCHKKPGLLKDQVPLVKRKDIDRHEIVSIQDPLSFEQGFFIVIRACQSLAQKNDGIVLVGLAGPSGAGKTVFTEKMLNFMPNIAIITMDNYNDSSRIVDGNFDDPRLTDYDMLLQNVHDLKEGKDVQVPIYDFKTSSRTGYRTLEVPISRIVIIEGIYALSEKLRPMLDLRVSVTGGVHFDLVKRVLRDIQRAGQEPEEIIHQISETVYPMYKAFIEPDLQTAHIKIINKFNPFTGFQSPTYILKSARKFTVDQIKSVVSKAHMETEEQTYDIYLLPPGEDPDSCQSYLRMQNKDGKYSLMFEEWVTDIPFVISPRITFEVSVRLLGGLMALGYTISAILKRNSHVFSDDNVCVKIDWLEQLNRQYLQVQGRDRSVVKDVAERLGLEGSYIPRTYIEQIRLEKLVNEVMALPEDLKTKLSLDEDLVSSPKEALLGASMDMVALRNMHLRSGMSLSYSTQREKYISNFAGYSVNNQRFGQRNSESALANKGVINQLSEQISSLNDRMDEFTTRVEELNSKLTIKRRTSIQQNLAFRAESCKGSASTSYFINGLGNGSIITNSSSSSQLAKDSPLMEEQISTVAEGQRRIIYQLDSLSNLLHERLGERSEQANTRRKYMVAGAEPIKVPLILTTLTIGGLGIFLFRGFLCNSSSQVF, encoded by the exons ATGCCAGAGGTTGCTGTCATATTTTCAATGGCTCAAGACGCTTCTGGTATTGAAACATGCCATAAGAAACCAGGTCTTTTAAAAGATCAAGTTCCACTGGTTAAGCGAAAGGATATTGATCGCCatgagattgtttcaatccaagATCCTTTGTCTTTTGAGCAGGGGTTCTTTATTGTTATCCGTGCATGCCAATCATTAGCACAAAAAAATGATGGAATAGTATTGGTAGGATTAGCAGGTCCTTCTGGGGCAGGGAAGACTGTATTTACCGAAAAGATGCTCAACTTCATGCCCAACATTGCTATTATAACAATGGACAACTATAATGATTCTAGTCGGATAGTTGATGGCAACTTTGATG ATCCACGCTTGACAGATTATGATATGCTGCTCCAGAATGTTCATGATTTAAAGGAAGGGAAGGATGTCCAGGTTCCCATCTATGATTTCAAGACTAGTTCCCGAACAGGATACAG GACTCTTGAAGTTCCAATCTCCCGAATTGTAATTATTGAAGGCATCTATGCTTTGAGTGAAAAGTTGAGACCTATGCTGGATCTTCGAGTATCTGTCACTGGAGGAGTTCACTTTGACCTCGTTAAACGAGTTCTACGAGACATACAGCGTGCTGGCCAAGAACCTGAAGAAATAATCCACCAAATTTCTGAAACT GTATATCCAATGTACAAGGCCTTTATTGAGCCGGATCTCCAAACAGcacatataaaaatcattaacaaGTTCAATCCGTTTACCGGATTTCAAAGCCCCACTTATATTTTAAAG TCAGCAAGGAAGTTCACAGTTGATCAAATTAAGAGTGTTGTATCCAAAGCACATATGGAAACAGAGGAGCAGACTTATGATATATACCTTCTACCTCCTGGTGAAGATCCAGATTCTTGCCAATCATATCTGCGGATGCAGAATAAAGATGGAAAATACAGTCTCATGTTTGAG GAATGGGTAACAGATATTCCATTTGTCATATCTCCAAGAATTACATTTGAAGTTAGTGTTCGCCTTCTTGGTGGGCTAATGGCCTTGGGTTATACAATATCAGCCATCCTTAAAAGAAACAGCCATGTATTCTCCGATGATAATGTTTGCGTGAAAATCGATTGGCTGGAGCAGCTAAATCGTCAATATCTTCAG GTACAAGGAAGAGATAGGTCAGTTGTAAAAGATGTTGCAGAGAGGCTTGGTTTGGAAGGTTCTTACATTCCACGTACCTATATTGAACAAATTCGATTGGAAAAGCTTGTAAATGAGGTTATG GCTCTGCCTGAGGATTTGAAGACAAAGCTCAGCCTAGATGAGGATTTGGTGTCAAGCCCCAAAGAAGCACTCTTGGGAGCCTCCATGGATATGGTTGCTTTGAGAAATATGCATCTCAGGAG TGGTATGTCACTttcatattcaactcaaagagAGAAGTATATATCAAACTTTGCTGGATATAGTGTGAACAACCAGAGGTTTGGTCAGAGAAACTCGGAGTCAGCTCTAGCAAACAAG GGAGTCATTAATCAGCTTTCGGAGCAGATATCCTCTCTAAATGATAGAATGGATGAATTTACAACCCGTGTCGAAGAGTTGAATTCCAAGTTAACCATCAAGAGGAGGACTTCCATCCAACAAAACCTGGCTTTTCGAGCTGAATCTTGCAAGGGATCTGCTTCTACTTCTTACTTTATAAATGGTTTAGGCAATGGTTCCATAATAACCAATTCTTCATCTTCCTCCCAACTGGCTAAGGATTCACCTTTAATGGAAGAG CAGATATCTACTGTTGCAGAGGGACAACGTCGAATCATTTATCAGTTAGACAGCCTTAGTAATCTCCTCCATGAGAGACTTGGAGAGAGGTCTGAGCAAGCAAATACAAGAAGGAAATACATGGTGGCTGGTGCAGAACCTATTAAAGTTCCTCTAATTTTAACAACATTGACCATTGGTGGTCTGGGAATCTTTCTATTTAGGGGCTTTCTTTGTAACTCTTCCTCTCAGGTTTTCTAG
- the LOC107946344 gene encoding inorganic pyrophosphatase TTM2 isoform X4, protein MPEVAVIFSMAQDASGIETCHKKPGLLKDQVPLVKRKDIDRHEIVSIQDPLSFEQGFFIVIRACQSLAQKNDGIVLVGLAGPSGAGKTVFTEKMLNFMPNIAIITMDNYNDSSRIVDGNFDDPRLTDYDMLLQNVHDLKEGKDVQVPIYDFKTSSRTGYRTLEVPISRIVIIEGIYALSEKLRPMLDLRVSVTGGVHFDLVKRVLRDIQRAGQEPEEIIHQISETVYPMYKAFIEPDLQTAHIKIINKFNPFTGFQSPTYILKSARKFTVDQIKSVVSKAHMETEEQTYDIYLLPPGEDPDSCQSYLRMQNKDGKYSLMFEEWVTDIPFVISPRITFEVSVRLLGGLMALGYTISAILKRNSHVFSDDNVCVKIDWLEQLNRQYLQVQGRDRSVVKDVAERLGLEGSYIPRTYIEQIRLEKLVNEVMALPEDLKTKLSLDEDLVSSPKEALLGASMDMVALRNMHLRREKYISNFAGYSVNNQRFGQRNSESALANKGVINQLSEQISSLNDRMDEFTTRVEELNSKLTIKRRTSIQQNLAFRAESCKGSASTSYFINGLGNGSIITNSSSSSQLAKDSPLMEEQISTVAEGQRRIIYQLDSLSNLLHERLGERSEQANTRRKYMVAGAEPIKVPLILTTLTIGGLGIFLFRGFLCNSSSQVF, encoded by the exons ATGCCAGAGGTTGCTGTCATATTTTCAATGGCTCAAGACGCTTCTGGTATTGAAACATGCCATAAGAAACCAGGTCTTTTAAAAGATCAAGTTCCACTGGTTAAGCGAAAGGATATTGATCGCCatgagattgtttcaatccaagATCCTTTGTCTTTTGAGCAGGGGTTCTTTATTGTTATCCGTGCATGCCAATCATTAGCACAAAAAAATGATGGAATAGTATTGGTAGGATTAGCAGGTCCTTCTGGGGCAGGGAAGACTGTATTTACCGAAAAGATGCTCAACTTCATGCCCAACATTGCTATTATAACAATGGACAACTATAATGATTCTAGTCGGATAGTTGATGGCAACTTTGATG ATCCACGCTTGACAGATTATGATATGCTGCTCCAGAATGTTCATGATTTAAAGGAAGGGAAGGATGTCCAGGTTCCCATCTATGATTTCAAGACTAGTTCCCGAACAGGATACAG GACTCTTGAAGTTCCAATCTCCCGAATTGTAATTATTGAAGGCATCTATGCTTTGAGTGAAAAGTTGAGACCTATGCTGGATCTTCGAGTATCTGTCACTGGAGGAGTTCACTTTGACCTCGTTAAACGAGTTCTACGAGACATACAGCGTGCTGGCCAAGAACCTGAAGAAATAATCCACCAAATTTCTGAAACT GTATATCCAATGTACAAGGCCTTTATTGAGCCGGATCTCCAAACAGcacatataaaaatcattaacaaGTTCAATCCGTTTACCGGATTTCAAAGCCCCACTTATATTTTAAAG TCAGCAAGGAAGTTCACAGTTGATCAAATTAAGAGTGTTGTATCCAAAGCACATATGGAAACAGAGGAGCAGACTTATGATATATACCTTCTACCTCCTGGTGAAGATCCAGATTCTTGCCAATCATATCTGCGGATGCAGAATAAAGATGGAAAATACAGTCTCATGTTTGAG GAATGGGTAACAGATATTCCATTTGTCATATCTCCAAGAATTACATTTGAAGTTAGTGTTCGCCTTCTTGGTGGGCTAATGGCCTTGGGTTATACAATATCAGCCATCCTTAAAAGAAACAGCCATGTATTCTCCGATGATAATGTTTGCGTGAAAATCGATTGGCTGGAGCAGCTAAATCGTCAATATCTTCAG GTACAAGGAAGAGATAGGTCAGTTGTAAAAGATGTTGCAGAGAGGCTTGGTTTGGAAGGTTCTTACATTCCACGTACCTATATTGAACAAATTCGATTGGAAAAGCTTGTAAATGAGGTTATG GCTCTGCCTGAGGATTTGAAGACAAAGCTCAGCCTAGATGAGGATTTGGTGTCAAGCCCCAAAGAAGCACTCTTGGGAGCCTCCATGGATATGGTTGCTTTGAGAAATATGCATCTCAGGAG agAGAAGTATATATCAAACTTTGCTGGATATAGTGTGAACAACCAGAGGTTTGGTCAGAGAAACTCGGAGTCAGCTCTAGCAAACAAG GGAGTCATTAATCAGCTTTCGGAGCAGATATCCTCTCTAAATGATAGAATGGATGAATTTACAACCCGTGTCGAAGAGTTGAATTCCAAGTTAACCATCAAGAGGAGGACTTCCATCCAACAAAACCTGGCTTTTCGAGCTGAATCTTGCAAGGGATCTGCTTCTACTTCTTACTTTATAAATGGTTTAGGCAATGGTTCCATAATAACCAATTCTTCATCTTCCTCCCAACTGGCTAAGGATTCACCTTTAATGGAAGAG CAGATATCTACTGTTGCAGAGGGACAACGTCGAATCATTTATCAGTTAGACAGCCTTAGTAATCTCCTCCATGAGAGACTTGGAGAGAGGTCTGAGCAAGCAAATACAAGAAGGAAATACATGGTGGCTGGTGCAGAACCTATTAAAGTTCCTCTAATTTTAACAACATTGACCATTGGTGGTCTGGGAATCTTTCTATTTAGGGGCTTTCTTTGTAACTCTTCCTCTCAGGTTTTCTAG
- the LOC107946344 gene encoding inorganic pyrophosphatase TTM2 isoform X5 encodes MPEVAVIFSMAQDASGIETCHKKPGLLKDQVPLVKRKDIDRHEIVSIQDPLSFEQGFFIVIRACQSLAQKNDGIVLVGLAGPSGAGKTVFTEKMLNFMPNIAIITMDNYNDSSRIVDGNFDDPRLTDYDMLLQNVHDLKEGKDVQVPIYDFKTSSRTGYRTLEVPISRIVIIEGIYALSEKLRPMLDLRVSVTGGVHFDLVKRVLRDIQRAGQEPEEIIHQISETVYPMYKAFIEPDLQTAHIKIINKFNPFTGFQSPTYILKSARKFTVDQIKSVVSKAHMETEEQTYDIYLLPPGEDPDSCQSYLRMQNKDGKYSLMFEEWVTDIPFVISPRITFEVSVRLLGGLMALGYTISAILKRNSHVFSDDNVCVKIDWLEQLNRQYLQVQGRDRSVVKDVAERLGLEGSYIPRTYIEQIRLEKLVNEVMALPEDLKTKLSLDEDLVSSPKEALLGASMDMVALRNMHLRREKYISNFAGYSVNNQRFGQRNSESALANKGVINQLSEQISSLNDRMDEFTTRVEELNSKLTIKRRTSIQQNLAFRAESCKGSASTSYFINGLGNGSIITNSSSSSQLAKDSPLMEEISTVAEGQRRIIYQLDSLSNLLHERLGERSEQANTRRKYMVAGAEPIKVPLILTTLTIGGLGIFLFRGFLCNSSSQVF; translated from the exons ATGCCAGAGGTTGCTGTCATATTTTCAATGGCTCAAGACGCTTCTGGTATTGAAACATGCCATAAGAAACCAGGTCTTTTAAAAGATCAAGTTCCACTGGTTAAGCGAAAGGATATTGATCGCCatgagattgtttcaatccaagATCCTTTGTCTTTTGAGCAGGGGTTCTTTATTGTTATCCGTGCATGCCAATCATTAGCACAAAAAAATGATGGAATAGTATTGGTAGGATTAGCAGGTCCTTCTGGGGCAGGGAAGACTGTATTTACCGAAAAGATGCTCAACTTCATGCCCAACATTGCTATTATAACAATGGACAACTATAATGATTCTAGTCGGATAGTTGATGGCAACTTTGATG ATCCACGCTTGACAGATTATGATATGCTGCTCCAGAATGTTCATGATTTAAAGGAAGGGAAGGATGTCCAGGTTCCCATCTATGATTTCAAGACTAGTTCCCGAACAGGATACAG GACTCTTGAAGTTCCAATCTCCCGAATTGTAATTATTGAAGGCATCTATGCTTTGAGTGAAAAGTTGAGACCTATGCTGGATCTTCGAGTATCTGTCACTGGAGGAGTTCACTTTGACCTCGTTAAACGAGTTCTACGAGACATACAGCGTGCTGGCCAAGAACCTGAAGAAATAATCCACCAAATTTCTGAAACT GTATATCCAATGTACAAGGCCTTTATTGAGCCGGATCTCCAAACAGcacatataaaaatcattaacaaGTTCAATCCGTTTACCGGATTTCAAAGCCCCACTTATATTTTAAAG TCAGCAAGGAAGTTCACAGTTGATCAAATTAAGAGTGTTGTATCCAAAGCACATATGGAAACAGAGGAGCAGACTTATGATATATACCTTCTACCTCCTGGTGAAGATCCAGATTCTTGCCAATCATATCTGCGGATGCAGAATAAAGATGGAAAATACAGTCTCATGTTTGAG GAATGGGTAACAGATATTCCATTTGTCATATCTCCAAGAATTACATTTGAAGTTAGTGTTCGCCTTCTTGGTGGGCTAATGGCCTTGGGTTATACAATATCAGCCATCCTTAAAAGAAACAGCCATGTATTCTCCGATGATAATGTTTGCGTGAAAATCGATTGGCTGGAGCAGCTAAATCGTCAATATCTTCAG GTACAAGGAAGAGATAGGTCAGTTGTAAAAGATGTTGCAGAGAGGCTTGGTTTGGAAGGTTCTTACATTCCACGTACCTATATTGAACAAATTCGATTGGAAAAGCTTGTAAATGAGGTTATG GCTCTGCCTGAGGATTTGAAGACAAAGCTCAGCCTAGATGAGGATTTGGTGTCAAGCCCCAAAGAAGCACTCTTGGGAGCCTCCATGGATATGGTTGCTTTGAGAAATATGCATCTCAGGAG agAGAAGTATATATCAAACTTTGCTGGATATAGTGTGAACAACCAGAGGTTTGGTCAGAGAAACTCGGAGTCAGCTCTAGCAAACAAG GGAGTCATTAATCAGCTTTCGGAGCAGATATCCTCTCTAAATGATAGAATGGATGAATTTACAACCCGTGTCGAAGAGTTGAATTCCAAGTTAACCATCAAGAGGAGGACTTCCATCCAACAAAACCTGGCTTTTCGAGCTGAATCTTGCAAGGGATCTGCTTCTACTTCTTACTTTATAAATGGTTTAGGCAATGGTTCCATAATAACCAATTCTTCATCTTCCTCCCAACTGGCTAAGGATTCACCTTTAATGGAAGAG ATATCTACTGTTGCAGAGGGACAACGTCGAATCATTTATCAGTTAGACAGCCTTAGTAATCTCCTCCATGAGAGACTTGGAGAGAGGTCTGAGCAAGCAAATACAAGAAGGAAATACATGGTGGCTGGTGCAGAACCTATTAAAGTTCCTCTAATTTTAACAACATTGACCATTGGTGGTCTGGGAATCTTTCTATTTAGGGGCTTTCTTTGTAACTCTTCCTCTCAGGTTTTCTAG
- the LOC107946344 gene encoding inorganic pyrophosphatase TTM2 isoform X3 → MAQDASGIETCHKKPGLLKDQVPLVKRKDIDRHEIVSIQDPLSFEQGFFIVIRACQSLAQKNDGIVLVGLAGPSGAGKTVFTEKMLNFMPNIAIITMDNYNDSSRIVDGNFDDPRLTDYDMLLQNVHDLKEGKDVQVPIYDFKTSSRTGYRTLEVPISRIVIIEGIYALSEKLRPMLDLRVSVTGGVHFDLVKRVLRDIQRAGQEPEEIIHQISETVYPMYKAFIEPDLQTAHIKIINKFNPFTGFQSPTYILKSARKFTVDQIKSVVSKAHMETEEQTYDIYLLPPGEDPDSCQSYLRMQNKDGKYSLMFEEWVTDIPFVISPRITFEVSVRLLGGLMALGYTISAILKRNSHVFSDDNVCVKIDWLEQLNRQYLQVQGRDRSVVKDVAERLGLEGSYIPRTYIEQIRLEKLVNEVMALPEDLKTKLSLDEDLVSSPKEALLGASMDMVALRNMHLRSGMSLSYSTQREKYISNFAGYSVNNQRFGQRNSESALANKGVINQLSEQISSLNDRMDEFTTRVEELNSKLTIKRRTSIQQNLAFRAESCKGSASTSYFINGLGNGSIITNSSSSSQLAKDSPLMEEQISTVAEGQRRIIYQLDSLSNLLHERLGERSEQANTRRKYMVAGAEPIKVPLILTTLTIGGLGIFLFRGFLCNSSSQVF, encoded by the exons ATGGCTCAAGACGCTTCTGGTATTGAAACATGCCATAAGAAACCAGGTCTTTTAAAAGATCAAGTTCCACTGGTTAAGCGAAAGGATATTGATCGCCatgagattgtttcaatccaagATCCTTTGTCTTTTGAGCAGGGGTTCTTTATTGTTATCCGTGCATGCCAATCATTAGCACAAAAAAATGATGGAATAGTATTGGTAGGATTAGCAGGTCCTTCTGGGGCAGGGAAGACTGTATTTACCGAAAAGATGCTCAACTTCATGCCCAACATTGCTATTATAACAATGGACAACTATAATGATTCTAGTCGGATAGTTGATGGCAACTTTGATG ATCCACGCTTGACAGATTATGATATGCTGCTCCAGAATGTTCATGATTTAAAGGAAGGGAAGGATGTCCAGGTTCCCATCTATGATTTCAAGACTAGTTCCCGAACAGGATACAG GACTCTTGAAGTTCCAATCTCCCGAATTGTAATTATTGAAGGCATCTATGCTTTGAGTGAAAAGTTGAGACCTATGCTGGATCTTCGAGTATCTGTCACTGGAGGAGTTCACTTTGACCTCGTTAAACGAGTTCTACGAGACATACAGCGTGCTGGCCAAGAACCTGAAGAAATAATCCACCAAATTTCTGAAACT GTATATCCAATGTACAAGGCCTTTATTGAGCCGGATCTCCAAACAGcacatataaaaatcattaacaaGTTCAATCCGTTTACCGGATTTCAAAGCCCCACTTATATTTTAAAG TCAGCAAGGAAGTTCACAGTTGATCAAATTAAGAGTGTTGTATCCAAAGCACATATGGAAACAGAGGAGCAGACTTATGATATATACCTTCTACCTCCTGGTGAAGATCCAGATTCTTGCCAATCATATCTGCGGATGCAGAATAAAGATGGAAAATACAGTCTCATGTTTGAG GAATGGGTAACAGATATTCCATTTGTCATATCTCCAAGAATTACATTTGAAGTTAGTGTTCGCCTTCTTGGTGGGCTAATGGCCTTGGGTTATACAATATCAGCCATCCTTAAAAGAAACAGCCATGTATTCTCCGATGATAATGTTTGCGTGAAAATCGATTGGCTGGAGCAGCTAAATCGTCAATATCTTCAG GTACAAGGAAGAGATAGGTCAGTTGTAAAAGATGTTGCAGAGAGGCTTGGTTTGGAAGGTTCTTACATTCCACGTACCTATATTGAACAAATTCGATTGGAAAAGCTTGTAAATGAGGTTATG GCTCTGCCTGAGGATTTGAAGACAAAGCTCAGCCTAGATGAGGATTTGGTGTCAAGCCCCAAAGAAGCACTCTTGGGAGCCTCCATGGATATGGTTGCTTTGAGAAATATGCATCTCAGGAG TGGTATGTCACTttcatattcaactcaaagagAGAAGTATATATCAAACTTTGCTGGATATAGTGTGAACAACCAGAGGTTTGGTCAGAGAAACTCGGAGTCAGCTCTAGCAAACAAG GGAGTCATTAATCAGCTTTCGGAGCAGATATCCTCTCTAAATGATAGAATGGATGAATTTACAACCCGTGTCGAAGAGTTGAATTCCAAGTTAACCATCAAGAGGAGGACTTCCATCCAACAAAACCTGGCTTTTCGAGCTGAATCTTGCAAGGGATCTGCTTCTACTTCTTACTTTATAAATGGTTTAGGCAATGGTTCCATAATAACCAATTCTTCATCTTCCTCCCAACTGGCTAAGGATTCACCTTTAATGGAAGAG CAGATATCTACTGTTGCAGAGGGACAACGTCGAATCATTTATCAGTTAGACAGCCTTAGTAATCTCCTCCATGAGAGACTTGGAGAGAGGTCTGAGCAAGCAAATACAAGAAGGAAATACATGGTGGCTGGTGCAGAACCTATTAAAGTTCCTCTAATTTTAACAACATTGACCATTGGTGGTCTGGGAATCTTTCTATTTAGGGGCTTTCTTTGTAACTCTTCCTCTCAGGTTTTCTAG